A DNA window from Phoenix dactylifera cultivar Barhee BC4 chromosome 13, palm_55x_up_171113_PBpolish2nd_filt_p, whole genome shotgun sequence contains the following coding sequences:
- the LOC103707299 gene encoding uncharacterized protein LOC103707299 isoform X2 produces the protein MDREGEGAICEMVKEEPSQALTEDERRALRGSKFAPLPAPSRAQTRVPHPGGPVTTNKAAALARFLERKLQQPDGLKSVDPNLLELAVRNAKATVHASNEGPSASGRMIRHVSSFGNSSEVSGDDLAKEVKAKQKKRKRRKRRWCRAPKITKL, from the exons ATGGACCGTGAGGGGGAGGGGGCGATTTGTGAGATGGTGAAAGAGGAGCCCTCCCAAGCTTTAACAGAAGACGAACGGCGGGCGCTCCGCGGAAGCAAATTTGCCCCGCTCCCCGCGCCTTCTCGAGCCCAGACCAG GGTGCCTCACCCAGGTGGACCAGTGACAACAAACAAAGCTGCAGCTTTAGCAAGGTTTCTTGAACGAAAGCTTCAACAACCAGATGGATTGAAGTCCGTAGATCCGAATCTTCTGGAATTGGCCGTGAGAAATGCAAAGGCAACTGTGCATGCTAGTAATG AAGGGCCTTCAGCCTCTGGAAGAATGATACGACATGTTTCTTCCTTTGGGAACTCCTCTGAG GTTTCTGGAGATGATCTAGCTAAAGAAGTAAAGgcaaagcaaaagaaaaggaaaagaagaaaaagaag GTGGTGCAGAGCCCCAAAAATCACAAAGCTGTAA
- the LOC103707299 gene encoding uncharacterized protein LOC103707299 isoform X1 — MDREGEGAICEMVKEEPSQALTEDERRALRGSKFAPLPAPSRAQTRVPHPGGPVTTNKAAALARFLERKLQQPDGLKSVDPNLLELAVRNAKATVHASNEGPSASGRMIRHVSSFGNSSEDSGEDQDKEEKPKQKKKKKKKLDSSEVSGDDLAKEVKAKQKKRKRRKRRWCRAPKITKL; from the exons ATGGACCGTGAGGGGGAGGGGGCGATTTGTGAGATGGTGAAAGAGGAGCCCTCCCAAGCTTTAACAGAAGACGAACGGCGGGCGCTCCGCGGAAGCAAATTTGCCCCGCTCCCCGCGCCTTCTCGAGCCCAGACCAG GGTGCCTCACCCAGGTGGACCAGTGACAACAAACAAAGCTGCAGCTTTAGCAAGGTTTCTTGAACGAAAGCTTCAACAACCAGATGGATTGAAGTCCGTAGATCCGAATCTTCTGGAATTGGCCGTGAGAAATGCAAAGGCAACTGTGCATGCTAGTAATG AAGGGCCTTCAGCCTCTGGAAGAATGATACGACATGTTTCTTCCTTTGGGAACTCCTCTGAG GATTCTGGAGAAGATCAAGATAAAGAAGAAAAGccaaagcaaaagaaaaagaaaaagaagaaattggACTCCTCTGAG GTTTCTGGAGATGATCTAGCTAAAGAAGTAAAGgcaaagcaaaagaaaaggaaaagaagaaaaagaag GTGGTGCAGAGCCCCAAAAATCACAAAGCTGTAA
- the LOC103707299 gene encoding uncharacterized protein LOC103707299 isoform X3 has product MDREGEGAICEMVKEEPSQALTEDERRALRGSKFAPLPAPSRAQTRVPHPGGPVTTNKAAALARFLERKLQQPDGLKSVDPNLLELAVRNAKATVHASNEGPSASGRMIRHVSSFGNSSEIKIKKKSQSKRKRKRRNWTPLRFLEMI; this is encoded by the exons ATGGACCGTGAGGGGGAGGGGGCGATTTGTGAGATGGTGAAAGAGGAGCCCTCCCAAGCTTTAACAGAAGACGAACGGCGGGCGCTCCGCGGAAGCAAATTTGCCCCGCTCCCCGCGCCTTCTCGAGCCCAGACCAG GGTGCCTCACCCAGGTGGACCAGTGACAACAAACAAAGCTGCAGCTTTAGCAAGGTTTCTTGAACGAAAGCTTCAACAACCAGATGGATTGAAGTCCGTAGATCCGAATCTTCTGGAATTGGCCGTGAGAAATGCAAAGGCAACTGTGCATGCTAGTAATG AAGGGCCTTCAGCCTCTGGAAGAATGATACGACATGTTTCTTCCTTTGGGAACTCCTCTGAG ATCAAGATAAAGAAGAAAAGccaaagcaaaagaaaaagaaaaagaagaaattggACTCCTCTGAG GTTTCTGGAGATGATCTAG